From Triticum aestivum cultivar Chinese Spring chromosome 7B, IWGSC CS RefSeq v2.1, whole genome shotgun sequence:
TAGCCACAATGCCTGAATGGCCTCCTATGGGAGAGTTGTGAAGTGAATCAATGATTTGGTGTTTAAGAACAGCATCTGATCCCACATATATTCTTCCTTTATTTCTCAAAATGCCAGAATGAAGAGTATAAGGGGGTTCTGCATTGGCTGATACAGTGAGCTTCTCAAGTAGAGATTTGCAGTGATCATCATTAGTGTAGCTGGTTTCTACAGTTGAAGCCCAAGCAGGAGTAACTGCAGTGACTGCCATCATAAGAGAATCtcttctgctcaaagcatctgcaaccttgttttcttttttttgtattcAATCTTGTAATTGAATTCAAGCAATTTTCACATAAGCTTGTGCTGGATGCCCTCAGAGACTTTTTGTTCTGTGATGTATTTAAGGCTCTGTTGATCAGTTTTGATCAATAAAAGAATTGGGAACCAAGAAAGTAGTGGCGCCATCTCTTCAAGGATTCACAAATAGCTAAAGCTTCTCCTTATCATAAGTTGACATAGCTGCATTTCTGGGTCCAAGGGTTTTACTGAAATAAGCAATTGGTCTGCCTTGTTGCATGAGGACAGAACCAATACCTTGACCTGATGCATCTGTTTAAAAAGTAAATGGTAGGGTCAAATCAGGCAAAGCCATAACAGGAGCAGTGACCAGGCAATTCTTCAATGTTGTGAAGGCCTCAATTTGAGCATCTGACCACTGGAATGATTCTTTTTTTAGACAGTCATGAAGTGGCCTAGAATTTATCCCATAATTCTTGACAAATCTTCTTTTTCTGCAGCCATACCAAGAAAACTCCTCAACTGAGTGATAGTCTTAGGTGTTGGCCATTCTTTGATGGCAACTATTTTGTGGGGGTCTGTAGATAGACCCTATCCTTAGATAACATGCCCTAAATACTCCACTTGAGGGACAGGAAAACTTCATTTGCTAATCTTAGCATATAGTTTTTATGACCTTAGAATGTCTAGGACTAACTTTAGATGCTTGAGATGAGCTTGTTTGGTCTTGctatatatcagaatatcatcaaagaaTACCAAAAGGTATTTCCGGAGCAAAAACATGATTCATTAAagattggaaggtagcaggtgcattagtgAGTCCAAATGGCATCACTAAGTATTCATAATGACAAAAATATGTCCTAAAATTTTGGAATGTCTTCTCTTCTCATTcttatctgatgataacctgatctCAAATCAAGTTTGGAAAACAGTTGTGCACCATGTAGCTCATCTAATAGATCCTCAATGACAGGAATATTCAATTGATTTTCTGCACTTAACCCGAAAGCAAGTTTGAAAACAAGACCTGCTCTGTGAAGTGATGGAAGTAGTGAAGGTTTAGGCTTCGGATCTGTGAAGTTCAGGTTTTGGAGCAGAGGTCAGAGGCTAGTGCGGGTAGCCCTGTCGGAAACTAGAAAGAAGAGGCTGATGCACCTGCCCGGTGGTGGGTGGGTTCAGCTCGATCAACTGGGATAGGAGTTTTTTTCTCTATCTTGCTCCATGGTGTTCAAGCAGTGCGTCCAGAAAGCTGTGATTCATGGGAGGGAGCAGCTTCAATAGCTTTGGCTGTGAAAACTCTTGGTCTTGGAGCATCAGTGTCATCAGTTCACCCAAGATCAGCAGGACAAATAACTACTAGGTTTGTGCCAGAAAAGCGTCTTGCGTGACGGGGAAAGAGTGGAAAAAGAAAGAGATTCATCAGCTATGGAATCTGACAGGTATCGGTATTGAACAGAGGGGGCTGTTCACAAAGCATCCCATGGATGGTAATGGTGCTTCCCCAGCTGCTGTTCCTACTTCTTTGGCTGGTGCCAAATCAGGTGACTTTGAAGTTGAAGCTTGCCTGCAGAACGATGTAACCATGCTGGTAGTACTATGATTGCCTTAGAGCGTAGATGTCTCTGTCCCTAGGAACGTGATGCTTAGGTGCGAGGTGAAACACAAGCAGGAGATCGAGAAAAGAAATCATACGGATTGCAACCTACAGATGAAGAATCTGCTTCATTGTTCCCACCATCTATATCAGCTGTTTAATAAGAATAGGAATCGAATAAGCTGCTGATTGACTGAGGAAGCATTTGAAAAGAAAGGAAGGGTGATGCTTGTTAAACAAAGCTGCCTGTGGGGCCGCCACGTATAGCTTTAGTTTCTGCTGTAGCATCGGTTATTTCCGTTATTGCTGTAGTAGCATCGGTTATTGCTCAGGTTACGAATGACCCAATCTATCTATGGCAACCACCCCTACTTTTAGTAGATGGAGATGCGCACCTAAGAAAGACGGATGAAAGAGAACCTGCCCTTCTGACTTCTTCTCTTGTCTGTCCTTTACGCAAAGCGATCTATGGTCTCAACAAGCCCCGATAGCGTCGGTTTTTGAAGTTCAGCACAGTGGTTATGTTATCCAGGCAGGGTTTGCTCGGAGTGATCATGATTCGGCCATGTTCGTATCAGTTTATCCTCGAGGACGTGCTATTCTGttgttgtatgttgatgatatcaaaCTGACTGGTGATTACTCCGTTACCATATCGCTGATCAAGTGTCGCCTTCATCAATTATTTGCTATGAAGGCGCTGACGCGCCCTAAGCCTTTTCTTGGCTTGGAGGTCGCACATTCTCCTCGTGGATATTTGGTATCTCAGATCAAATAACGTCATGACTTGATCACTTGAGCTTAACTCAATGATGAGAAGACTGTTGACACTCCCTTGGAGCTTTACGTTAAACTTCGTCCGACTGATGGCTCACCATTATCTGATCCGACGCAGTACAGACAGTAGGTCGGCGGTTTGGTTTATCTGACGATCTCTTGCCCAGATGGCTTTTCCTAAGAAAGTCACCCTTTCATGGCTGCCCCCCGGTCAGTTCACTTTGCAGCAGTTCATCGGATTCTTAGATATATTCGAGGTACCTTTTCTCGAGCCGTCCTTTTTTCCGTCATCGTCTTCTTTAGAGTTGCATGCAACTACTGATGCCGATTGGGCCTTCAGATAGGTGCTCAACTACAGGCTTATCTATTTTATGGGGAGATGAGACACTATCTTGGATGAGATAAAAGCAATAGACAGTTGCTCCTTCCACTGCCGAAGCGGAGTACCGTGCCATGGCACACTACTAGATAGATTGTATGGCTCCGTTGGTGACTTTCTGATCGTGGGTTTCATTTGAAAAACCCCAACGCCATTCATCTTGCGTCAAATCCGGTCTTTCATGCAAGAGTTTCATTTTTGGCCGCTACTACGTTCATCGAAAACTTCTTGATGGCACCATCATCTCATTACCTTATTTTTTCCCTTCGACTTCGGCTATGACCAATGCCCCACCTAGCTGAATAGGCGTAACAAAGCTACCTGAAAAAGGCAAGGTGCACCTTAGATTGAAATCGACAAATTTCGTTTTGCCAGATGGATTCTTTAGAAAGATTCCCGGATAAAGTTCAGTAGAATATTTAGTTAGAATCTAAATAAAGGCGCATACGTGGGCGGGCAGGGGGCCCCACTACTTCTTCattcaggggggggggggctagcctCATGACTTCCCACTGGGCGAGGGGTGCACCTAACCCACCTACTCACTCATCAATTACGATGTTCAGCTGACTTGCACAGAAAGACCCCTATTGTTTAGTAATTTGGCGCCCCATCTTTTGATTGACTGTTGTCAACTAATCTTTTCAATGTTCAATTCTACTCTATGTTAGAGCATTTCTGTGAATGCTATTTCGATCTAAGTGGTCCTATTCTCTGTCCCGTGCTAGGAAGCATTACTCCTCTTTTCATTCCAAATTCTTCAATAAGACCGATACGATTGATTGGTCTGTGCGTTTCTCTTATTACTTTTTTGTATCCCCCTGTTCCTCGGATACAATTCGATCCTTCTACGGCCAAATCTCAATTTGTGGAAAGCCTTCGATGGCTTCCTTATGAAAACATCCATTTGTATATGGGTATAGACGGTCTTTCATTATTCTTCGTGATATTGACCACATTTCTGATCCCTATTTGCATTTCAGTGGGTTGGTCTGGTATGAGAAGTTTTGGGAAAGAGTATATTACAGCATTTCTAATTCGTGAATTTCTAATGATCGCCGTGTCCTGCATGCTGGATCCTCTACTATTCTATGTTCTTTCCGAAAGCGTGCCAATCCCTATGTTGTGCGGAGCTGAGCATCTTCTATTCGCTGGGATCAAGCTTTTCCTCTGCAGGGGCCTTGTGCAGTAAACCCCCTACGGGCGGTCCCCCGTCGTCATAAAGTAGTAAAGGTCCCTGCGAAGCTTTCGGGAAGAGGGGTAGTCTTGTGCGTAAGCATAGCATTTCTGGTCGAACCACCGAACCACACATCTTTTTTTGGTGGGAGGGTACTCCGAGTAGTGGGTACCTCGTAGGACCTCGACCCGCCTACTCAGGTCTTGTATGGATATGCAGGAAGGGGTGCTCCTAGGTGTGTGTAGGGGGTGTGTTTGTTCGCGAGAATGAATTCCTCGTCAAGTCAGGGGGGGTGTGGACACACTAGCGCGAATTCGGGTAACGGCTACAAGGGATAAAAATAAAGGAAACTATACCCGACCAGGGATGGACGTAAACTCGTAAGCTACCGAGGGTAGGGACAATCGTCCAGGTCTTATTAAAAAAAAGCCGCCCCGCCACTGCAGGCAGGTGGAGACATTTCTTTGGCCCCCTTCCAAATAAATGCGAGTAGGGTAGAGCTCGGCAGAGGGTTCGAGAATAGGGTAGGGTTTTTTACGGTCGGGTCCCCtaccactagtccggctagccttcTTTCGGGCAGGAAGCAGGCCTAAACGACGGGCGGGCATCTCCCGCTACGCAAGCAGCATTGTTCGCCATCACCCGAGAAGCAAAAGATTCGAGAGTAAAGGCGGAAAAGACAAGCATAGTGGTCTAATGACAAGGGCCGACGACGGAAGCTCGGGACAGAGCCGTATGATGCGGAAGTCTCACGTACGGTTCCCTGAGAAGGGAGTGGCTACCCACTGGAGCTTCGACCAACTACCACTGGTCAATTCCGCTTTGGGGCCACCCCTGACTCTACCATCATTATAGGGGTATGGGGTTCGAGACAAAGAAAGATCAAGGCAGCATATCAGTTTTTCCTATATACTTTACTAGGATCTGTTTTTATGCTATTAGCTATTCTGTTGATTCTTCTCCAAACAGGAACCACCGATTTACAAATTTTATTAACCACTGAATTTAGTGAGCGGCGCCAAATCCTTCTATGGATTGCTTTTTTCGCCTCTTTTGCCGTCAAAGTGCCTATGGTACCAGTTCATATTTGGTTACCCGAAGCCCATGTAGAGGCACCTACGGCTGGATCCGTCATCTTGGCTGGAATTCTTTTAAAATTGGGAACCTACGGGTTTTTAAGATTTTCCATACCCATGTTTCCCGAGGCGACACTTTGTTTCACTCCTTTCATTTATACTCTAAGCGCGATTGCTATAATATATACTTCCTTGACCACTTTAAGACAGCTCGATCTTAAGAAGATCATTGCCTACTCCTCAGTAGCCCATATGAATTTGGTGACTATTGGTATGTTTAGTCGGGCGGCGGCCGTTAGGTCACCTATTTTGAGTTATGGACACACAAGCAAGGCCAAAACATGTGTGCCGGGCGTGCGACCCATCAACCTACTAGCAATAGGGGAGAAAACTTAGCATGTCACAACAAAAGCGTCGATTCGAGGCGTCAGCAAAACACCGCCGTCTGTTCCTAAAACAAAACCCCTTAGCGCCCCGGGATGGGAGTGGGGGACGGCCCTACGCAGACAGCAGCAGCACCGGCTCTACGAAGTCCAAATCGAATCTTTCGGTTGGCTTTCCCGTGAATAAGAATTGTTGGGCGCGGCGAAGCGAGCGCTTCTAGCTGTTTCGCTTGCTTCTTTCTTATTGTGGCGGCTATTATGGCGTGGCTGAAATGAACGAAAAGCGAGATGATTCAAATCGATTGATAGATGGCCTGATCTGTTCTGATAGATCAAAAGGTTTTCTATCAATAATAAGGGTTGACCTCTTTCTATCTATTGATGATACAAGATATCTATCTATTCTGGATCCATCAGAAAGAAATCGATATGTATCTTATTTTTTCTACATCGTATGTAGAGCGCCCAAGCGTTTGGCCAGCTCAGTTCTATTATCCATCGGTCCAATGCACTGGCTCATCTCATGGAGGGAAAAAGCAAATGTAGTTAGTTGTCTTGTTGTTGTTCGCCGCCTCGACACATTCCCCGGCATCGTCCCACACAGAAAGAAAGAGCGTGGAGCCCCGGCCCGACCTGTAAGTCCGCTAACGTAAAGCGAGGAGTTGAGCCTGAACTGGCGAACCGAAGTCACTTTCGTAACCATACTTCCTACAGCTAACACGTGTCCAGTCCAGCGGGAACGCGAAGCGCAAACGAACGTGAGCTGCTATACCGAATCCCCCGCTGGCCATCGGGTACCTAGTGGTAAGGCCATGATGCGCAGGGGAAGGGATCACTCATTCTTCTATTGGGGACAGGTGCACGAACGACAACTCCAAACGTCAGACATCCGCCGCCTATACCTACCGTTTAGGTGGCACCAGCGAGATCCAGCTAAGGTAAGGAACTTCGTGTCGCGGCTGCTCCACTCCGCTGCGGTCTTTTGAACTGAACTTCGTTGCCTTCCCGCGCGCGAAACGAATGGGCGCTGTGTCGTGGGTAAGTTTTGGGGCGGGGGGGCAGAGAGAGACCAGAAGAATGATTCATTTGGATCAACGAGCCATTTCGCGAATCAATAGAATGTCTCTCTATCCATATCTATTCTATCTTTATATGACGggccataaaaaaaagaagtaTTTTTTATGGCATGCGGGATGATCGCGCCTAGTAGCCACATATCAGCTGCGCTCAATATGCGGGATTTCCGTTGGATCAGATCTTTCGCTTTGACGAATTTGGACCTAGCGAAAAGGACTCTAAGCCTTCGCGCAAACAAGCAAAGTAGAAGCAAGACGAGGAGCGGAGCTGTCGTAGAAGCAGTAGCTTCCCCCGACAATATACAATACAACAGTAGCGACCATGAATAAAAAAGCCCCTTGTTTAACGAGTTCGCTGCTTTTCCCAGGCCGGAGAAGGGCAACTACTTATTGATTGATCGCCTTTCTTTGATATGTGTTCAATTTAGTACAATACAAACTACAACTAGATCAAAGCGGAAGGGCCACTCACTATAGAAGCTATAACTAGAAAAGCCCTAGCCAATAGTTTAGTAGTCGGCCAAACCCCCATGCTCACGacatgttcttgatattgattgagtTGGAGGGAGTCAGAGACTACCACGGAATCCTTCCATAGTCACCCCGGTGACCTTCGTCACCAAAGCGTCACGACAGTTTCCAAGACCCCTCATATAATCTCCAGTGGGGATCAGTCGGAGCACGTAGGAATGCCGACCACTACATAAGCCGATGGCGGAGAAAGCTCGAAGAGCTTCCCTTCATTCGCTTCGCGGGAGTCGCACACAGCACATAGCTGGAAGTCAGAGGGCCCGTACTACCTGCCTAACCCTTCGCTCCGAGGGACCGTAGAACGGAAAGCGCCTTCTAAACAACTCGGCAGAAGGGAAGGGGCCTATGTATTTGCATGACCCCTGCGAATTTGACCCTACCTACACCCGGAGCCAATCCCCTAGCGGTCCTGCCACCACGCTGCAGAATAGGAGCTCGTGTGGAACCTTAGATTTCTGGCGTAACAGCGGTGGAAGGTATCAAAATATTACGGCTGCATAACCATAACATAGTATATACGCTAAGGTCGGCCAAATATGGACACCCGAAGGGCCCGGCGCGCACAATCCT
This genomic window contains:
- the LOC123157525 gene encoding NADH-ubiquinone oxidoreductase chain 4-like (The sequence of the model RefSeq protein was modified relative to this genomic sequence to represent the inferred CDS: added 53 bases not found in genome assembly); protein product: YPLELRPTTTGQFRFGATPDSTIIIGVWGSRQRKIKAAYQFFLYTLLGSVFMLLAILLILLQTGTTDLQILLTTEFSERRQILLWIAFFASFAVKVPMVPVHIWLPEAHVEAPTAGSVILAGILLKLGTYGFLRFSIPMFPEATLCFTPFIYTLSAIAIIYTSLTTLRQLDLKKIIAYSSVAHMNLVTIGMFSPNIQGIGGSILLMLSHGLVSSARFLCVGVLYDRHKTRLVRYYGGLVSTMPNFSTIFFFFTLANMSLPGTSSFIGEFLILVGAFQRNSLVATLAALGMILGAAYSLWLYNRVVSGNLKPDFLYKFSDLNGREVSIFLPFLVGVVWMGVYPKVFLDCMHTS